From Eubalaena glacialis isolate mEubGla1 chromosome 5, mEubGla1.1.hap2.+ XY, whole genome shotgun sequence, one genomic window encodes:
- the CXCL11 gene encoding C-X-C motif chemokine 11 isoform X2, with the protein MNMKGMATVLAVIFCATIVQGFPMFKGGRCLCIGPGVKAVKVADIEKVSIIYPSNNCDKTEVIITLKTHRGQKCLNTKAKQAKVIIKKVERMNFLKYQKI; encoded by the exons ATGAATATGAAGGGCATGGCTACAGTCCTGGCTGTGATATTCTGTGCTACAATTGTTCAAG GCTTCCCCATGTTCAAAGGGGGACGGTGTCTTTGCATAGGCCCTGGAGTAAAAGCAGTGAAAGTGGCAGATATTGAGAAAGTCTCCATAATTTACCCAAGTAATAACTGCGACAAAACAGAAGTGAT TATCACCCTGAAAACACATAGAGGACAAAAATGCCTAAATACCAAGGCAAAGCAAGCAAAAGTTATAATCAAG Aaagttgaaagaatgaattttttaaaatatcaaaaaatatga
- the CXCL11 gene encoding C-X-C motif chemokine 11 isoform X1: MNMKGMATVLAVIFCATIVQGFPMFKGGRCLCIGPGVKAVKVADIEKVSIIYPSNNCDKTEVIITLKTHRGQKCLNTKAKQAKVIIKLKE; this comes from the exons ATGAATATGAAGGGCATGGCTACAGTCCTGGCTGTGATATTCTGTGCTACAATTGTTCAAG GCTTCCCCATGTTCAAAGGGGGACGGTGTCTTTGCATAGGCCCTGGAGTAAAAGCAGTGAAAGTGGCAGATATTGAGAAAGTCTCCATAATTTACCCAAGTAATAACTGCGACAAAACAGAAGTGAT TATCACCCTGAAAACACATAGAGGACAAAAATGCCTAAATACCAAGGCAAAGCAAGCAAAAGTTATAATCAAG ttgaaagaatga